The following proteins are co-located in the Macadamia integrifolia cultivar HAES 741 chromosome 3, SCU_Mint_v3, whole genome shotgun sequence genome:
- the LOC122073039 gene encoding shikimate kinase 3, chloroplastic-like, whose protein sequence is MEAATATTLQFPAWTGREKIGRKTNGFFRLSHNCGEDMGIRMLKSRDLQWRSASARPQILVSYKNSPASELESGKVSTPFDEALILKKKAQEVGPQLDGRCIYLVGMMGSGKTTVGKIISEVLGYSFFDSDKLVEEAVGVTSVAQIFKQYSESFFRDNETEVLRKLSLMRQLVIATGGGVVIRPINWKYMKQGVTVWLDVPLEALARRIAAVGTDSRPLLHGESGDAYSKALLRLSTLFKERGEAYDNADAKVSLPHIAAKLGLDDACDLTPTAIAIEALVQIENFVKRDDDMTIARNP, encoded by the exons ATGGAGGCTGCAACCGCCACGACCTTGCAGTTTCCTGCATGGACTGGTCGGGAGAAGATCGGAAGAAAAACAAATGGTTTCTTCCGGTTATCTCATAATTGCGGGGAGGACATGGGCATTCGTATGCTTAAGTCAAGGGATTTGCAATGGAGGAGTGCTTCTGCTCGGCCTCAAATTCTTGTTTCTTATAAGAATTCTCCTG CTTCGGAATTGGAATCAGGAAAGGTTTCTACGCCCTTTGATGAAGCTTTGATTTTAAAG AAGAAGGCACAGGAGGTTGGCCCACAATTAGATGGGCGTTGCATTTATCTTGTTG GAATGATGGGCTCTGGTAAAACAACAGTTGGGAAGATTATATCAGAAGTGTTGGGTTATTCTTTCTTTGACAG TGACAAATTGGTGGAGGAGGCTGTGGGTGTAACATCTGTGGCACAGATCTTTAAGCAGTATAGTGAGAGTTTCTTTAGAGATAATGAG ACTGAAGTATTACGGAAGTTGTCTTTGATGCGCCAGCTAGTTATTGCCACTGGTGGTGGTGTAGTGATTCGGCCAATCAATTG GAAATATATGAAACAGGGTGTCACAGTCTGGTTAGACGTGCCTTTGGAAGCGTTGGCAAGGCGTATTGCTGCTGTAGGGACAGATTCTCGCCCTCTTTTGCATGGAGAATCGGGTGATGCTTATTCAAAG GCATTATTGCGACTCTCAACACTTTTCAAAGAGAGGGGTGAAGCGTATGACAATGCTGATGCCAAAGTTTCGCTCCCGC ATATTGCAGCCAAGCTGGGACTTGATGATGCATGTGATCTCACACCAACTGCTATTGCTATAGAG GCACTTGTACAAATCGAGAATTTTGTAAAGCGTGATGATGATATGACTATTGCAAGGAATCCATAG